In Rhizorhabdus phycosphaerae, the genomic stretch TCCCGCGGCAGCCCCCGCCACGGTCACCACGGTCGAACCCATCCCGCCCAAGGCCGGGCCGCGCAGCGAGGTGCCCGAGGACGAGGTGCAGGCGCGCTATGACGGTCCAGGCGAGATCGCCCCTGCGCGCGACATCGTGCCGGCTGGGCGACGGCGGCGAAATACCGCGAAGCTGCTGACCATCGCGTCGATCATCATCGCCCTGCTGCTGCTGTCCGGAATCGGGGCGGTCGTCGCGGTGGGGCCGGACAGGCTGGCCGAGCGGCTCGGCATCGTGCCCGCGCCCGTGCCGCTGGTGATCGAGATGACGAACAAGCCCGAACGGCGGGAGACCGCCAGCGGCAACGAACTGCTCGCGGTGACCGGCAAGGTCGTCAATCCGACCGACCAGCCGCAGACGGTCCGCGATATCCGGGCGGAGCTGCGCGACACGCAAGGTCGCACCGTCTATAGCTGGACGATCACCCGGCCGGTGCCGATGCTGGCGCCAGGTGCTTCGGCCGAATTCGACAGCGCCGCGGTCGATATTCCGCGTGGCGCGAAGAATCTCCATCTCAGCTTCATCGGACCGACCGGCAATTAGGGGCGATCGTTTCGCCCGGCCCTCGATGTCGGCGACCAGGAGCCATCGGGAACATGTCCGCTGGCCTCGGGTTCGACGGAGCTAATGCTGTCGGGAGGACGGAAGACGATGCGCATCGGGGTGTTGACGGGCGGCGGCGACGTGCCGGGGCTCAATCCGTGCATCCGCTCGATCGCGCTCTCGGCGATCGACCGTGGCTGGGAGGTGATCGGCTTCCGGCGGGGCTGGCAGGGCTTTCTGGAAATCGATCCGGCCGATGCCGACAGCGTCGCGGCGCACAGCATCCGGCTCGACCGGGAGGCGGTGCGCGGGATCGACCGCGTCGGCGGCACGATGCTGCACACCTCGCGCACCGATCCGCGTACGGTATCGGGGGGCGACCGCACAGCGCATGTGCTCAAGGTTCTCGAGGCGCTGGGGGTCGATGCGCTGATCACGCTTGGCGGGGACGGTACGCTCCGCTTCTCCGCACATCTGTCCCAGCAGGGCTTCCCGGTCATTTCCATCCCCAAGACGATGGACAATGATGTCTTCGGCACCGACTATTGCATCGGCTTCTCCACCGCGATCACCCGGTCGGTCGACGCGATCAACGCGCTGCGCACCACCGCCGAGAGCCATGAGCGCATCGCGATCGTCGAGCTGTTCGGCCGAAGGTCGGGGGAGACCGCGTTGCTCGCAGGCTTCCTGGCGCAGGTCGATCGCACCGTCATCGCCGAGGTCCCGGCCGATGCGGACCGGTTGACGGCGCTGCTTGCCGAGGATCGCCGCAGTAGGCCTGGCGCCTATGCGATGTGCGTCATTTCCGAAGGCGCACGGTTGACGGGCGACGGGGACAGCGATGCGGAACGGCGCCTGTCGGCGACCCAGCGCAGCGAACAGGCCGTCAGCCGCCGGCTGGCGCTGATGATCGAGGAGCGCTCGAAAGAGGGCACGATCGTCCAGCAGCTCGCCTATCTGATGCGCTCGGGCGATCCCGATGCGCTCGACCGGATGGTCGGCTTCGCCTTCGGCGGTCTCGCCATCCAGAAGATCGAGAGCGGCGAGACCGGCCGGATGCTCGCGCTGCGTGACGGCAACTATACGCATGTCCCGATCGATACGCTGCTCGGCGGCACCAAGAGCGTCGATGTCGAGGCGCTCTACGACCCCGTGCGCTACCGGCCGAAGCTGACCGACGTGCAGGGCATGCCGATGTTTCTCTACTGATTTGGGAAAAGCGGGATTCAGGTGTTGCGCCCCGTCTAACCCTTTGCTAGTGGCGCGGGCCTGCCAGCGTCCCGGGTATCCGGGTCCCTGTTCGATGTGCGGTCGTGGCGGAACTGGTAGACGCGCAACGTTGAGGTCGTTGTGGCCGAAAGGCCGTGGAAGTTCGAGTCTTCTCGACCGCACCATCATCCGACCCAAGTGCCCGATGCACTTGGGTCGCGCTGTCTCGGGCAGCTCCAGAATCGATAGATTGAGACAAGTATCTGCCTGAGGCTTGGCGTTGACCATTCCGTTCTGTCAGCGGCGATTGTCGCTGGCGGTCAGCCGAAATCGTACCGGGCTCCGGTCCACAGGCGCTGCTCCATATCGTCCAGATCGCGCGTTGGGGCGTCGACGCGGTCGAACAGCATCGTCCATCGGTCTTGGGGTCGATAGAGAGGCCAGTCTGCTCCCGGCGCGCCGGTGCGGATGAACGACACCCAATGGGCGTGCATGCGTGTTGCCAGCGCTTCGGCCTCGGCGCCTTCCGGACCCAGGACGGCACTCTGCGGGTCGCGGACCTTGTCCCAGACCAGCGGCAGTTCGGAACCGTGGACCGCATAGCCTGCATTGCGCCCGGTGCTGCGCGGCATGTCGAGGCGGTAGAGCCAGGTAGGGCGGCGCAGGGATGCATGCGCCTCAGCCGTGCGGAGGGTCGGCATCCAATATTCCTCCGCGGTCAGCGCGCGGTAGCGGCGGTCGACGGATGAGAGCGCGGGAAAGCTCTGCCCATAGGCGTGATAGACGGGTGCGAAGGCGTCGATCGCCATGTTCGCCAGATCGCCTTGGACCACGGTCCCGTCGCGCGCTGCGTTCGGGCCGAAAAAGGCGATCTCGTCGCGGGTGGTGCCGATGAGCAGCGGAACGGGGGCCGCGCGACCGTCGCGGATCATCGACAGCGGCAGGTCGGGCAACACGGTCCCGTCGATCACCGCGCGGAACGGATATTTGCGCGGCCAGCTCTTCTGTAGTTTCGCCTGCGCCGCGAGGAGCGAGGCGGGGTCGAGCGACAGCAGCACACGAGGGTCGTCGAACCCGGCCAGTTCCAAGAACGCCCGCGCCATGCGGGCTGCACCATCCTTGTCTATCGCCGTTTCCGCGCCCCCACTCTCAACGATCGCCCGCTGGAACAGGCCCCGGGCGGCGGGCATGGCGAGGAGCGCGCAGACATTCTTGGCGCCCGCGCTCTGGCCGCCGATCGTGACCCGGCGGGGATCGCCGCCAAAGGCGGCGATGTTCGCGCGGACCCATCGCAAGGCCTCGACGATGTCGAGCAGCCCATTATTGCCGCTTCCGGCATAGTCGGCGCCGAGCAGGGTGGAGAGATCGAGAAAGCCGAGCGCGCCGACCCGGTAGCTGATCGTCACGCAGACGATCCCGTGCCGTGCGAAACGATCGCCGTCGAAGACGGGCATGCGGCTCGAACCCGCGACATTGCCGCCGCCGTGGATCCACACATAGACCGGGTGTGGGCCGGGGCCGCGCGGCGACCAGATGTTCAGCGCGAGGCAGTCTTCCGACTGGGGCAGGGGCCCCGGCCCATAGAGGCCAGGTGCGGGTGGCTGCTGTATCGGCGCGGGCGCGAAGGCGGTGGCGTCGAGAGGGGCGGACCGGCGTGCGGGCGGGCGCGGTGCCCGAAAGCGGAGCGGCCCGACCGGCGGTGCGGCGAAAGGAATGCCGAAATAGGCGGTGCCATGCTCGGTTGCGCGCCCGACTACCGGACCCTCACGCGTTTCGACGAGCCCGTCTTTCGGGCGATGCGAAGCCCCTATGGCAGTCCCGCCGGTCGAGGCGGCGAGGGCGGCGGAAGCGAGAAAGGTCCTGCGGTCCATAAGCGTCCCTGGCATGCAGCATGCCCCGGCGGGGGCATGGTGAGGGCCTGCACGGCTAGCGGCTTCATGCTGGCGGAGCCAGCCCGTCACTGTTGCGTTGACCGCACCGTGGCTATGTCGTCTCGGTCTGCAGCAGCCAGCGCTCGTCGCGTTCCAGCCCCAAAGCGGTCAGCCGGCCCGACGCATAGGCACCGGTGTCTATACCAATGCGGTTGGTCCGCTCTTCGACCTCGCTGCGCACCGAATGGCCATGAACGATGATCGGCCCATGGTCTCCGTTATCGTCGAGAAACTCGCCCCTGATCCAGCGCAGGTCGCTGCCCTGTTGCTGGTCGAGCGGGATGCCCGGGCGGATGCCGGCATGGGCGAAATAATAGTCTCCGGCGCGGAAGCTGTGCCGCAGCCGCCGCAGCCACGACAAATGGGGCTCAGGCACATGGGCACGGACGAGATCGATGACGCCGGCTGGATCCGCCTTGTCATAATCGGCCGCTGCCGCGCCATAGCTCAGCAGAGTCTCGCGCCCGCCCATCTTGTGAAACAGCGCGGCAGCCTTGCGGTTGCCCTCGGCTACGGCGAGGAGCACCTCCTCATGGTTCCCGCCGAGAAATACCACCCGGTCGTCCCCGGTATCGAGCTTGATCATCAGATCGAGGATGGCGGCCGAGTCGGGGCCCCGGTCGACATAGTCGCCGAGGAAAAGCAGCCGCGTGTCCGTCTCGCCGCGCATTTCGTCGTCGCGATCGATCCGCCGGAGCAGGTCGTCGAGCAGGTCGTAGCGGCCGTGTATATCGCCGATCGCATACCAACGCTGCCCTTCGGGTGCGAGCGCGACCCGGGGTCTGCTCCGCCGCCGCCATGGAAGGAAATCGCGCAATCCCATTCGTTACCTATCGTGAAGTCGCGCCCTGCCGCCTGGCGCCGGCCGGACGGATCGGGCGGACGGGCACCGCGAAGCGGCCTCCGATAGTGGTTCGTGCCGATGATATCCAGTCCTGGAGCGACCGGAGGAGGGGGCGTCCTGTTGCGCTACTTCGCGCCGAAGCCCGTGACCGCGATCTTCACCGTGCGGATCGCGATGAGAATGTCGATCCAGAGCGAGAAATTCTTGATGTAGTAGAAATCATATTGGAGCTTGTGGTGCACGGCGTCGAGCTCGGTCACATGCCCCTGGTTCACCTGAGCCCAGCCGGTGATGCCGGGGCGGACGATGTGCCGGTACAGGTAGAAGGGTATCTCGCTCTCATACCATTGCGATAGCGACAGCACCTCGGGTCTAGGCCCGATCCAGCTCATTTCTCCGCGGATGATGTTGAAAATCTGCGGCAATTCATCGATTCGGGTCCGCCGGAGCCACCTTCCCACGCGGGTGATGCGGTCGTCCGCATGCTGGGTCATGGCGGTGGCCATGTCGGCTTCACCCTCGCCGCACTGGCGCATCGTACGGAATTTGATGATCCGGAACGGGCGACCGCCTGACCCGACGCGAGTCTGGCGGAACAGCGCAGGACCCGGCGAGTCGAAACGAATCCACGCGCCGACGAGCAGCAAGAACGGCCCCAGCAGTGGCAGCAGCACGAGCGCGGAGGCCAGGTCCACCGCCCGCTTCGCCTTGCGCCAGGCGAGGTTGGGCAGAAGCGAACCGAAATTATTCTCGGAGAGATGCTCGATGGAGACGCGTCCCGTGATCGACTCGAGCACCTGCTTGCTGTGCAGGACCGTCCGTCCCATCACGGCGGCCTCGGCCAGCATGCGATCCCAAGCCGGGTCGTGATCGTGCCGGAAGTCCGCGACGATGAACGCCGAAGGGTCGTCGGGAACGACCGGCGATCGCAATCTGATCCATTCGACTTCGCGCGGCAGCGTCAGCCCATGAAGATCGAACCCCGGAACGACGTAGAAACGACGGCGGGTGCGCGGAAGCAGGTAAATGCTGAGGATGAAGAATACGGTAATCGTCGCCAGAAAGGCGGAGGAGAAATAGATGCGGTTATACTGAAGCCGCATTGCGAACAGCGCCGCCAGAACGAGTCCAAAGGAGCCGACGAAAGCGGGCAGGATGAATCCGAAGGCGCGCGTGCCAGGATAAGCGGTGACCCGGCGCAATATGATCAGCCCGAGCGTCATGGCGATCGTTGCGCCAAAGAAGCTGTTTGGAAAGCCCGACGAGGCGAGCGCGTCGTCGAAGCTGTCGAATCGCAGATAGGTGGGCAGAATCACTGCAATGGTGAAACCGATCAGGAACTGCGCCGACAAGGCGTTGAAAACGCTGGCGCGGGCCCGCGGAACCTGTAGCTCGCGACTCATGAGCACTTCCGGCTCACTCCCTTTTTCTCACGCATGGACATCTTGGCATATTGGTGGACCGATCAAGCCGCCGGTGCAGTGACATCGCGCACAGCGGTATTGCCGATCCAAACTATGCCAATAGCCTCCTGACGCGATTCGCCCTGTACCGTCCGCCCCCACGAAACGATGTGGCTTTCCCGTCGCGCAATTTGGAAACTATAGCAATCCTTAACTGTTGAGCAGGATATTGAGAGGGTTAGGGACGAATTTTCGTTGCATAGGCCCTGTGGTGACGGTAAGGAAACCATGTCTGTCTTTAGGAGACTCGTTGTGAAGAGCTTTGGTAAGGTTGCGGCATCGCTTGCTATCCTCGCGATAGCGTCGGCTCCCGTCGTGGCTGCCGTAGCCCCTGCTGGCGCGACGTTGAGCCAGGAAGCCGCGAAGGTGATCGGTTCGAAGATGCGCTCTGGCGTGGTGATGAAGCTCGGCAAGCGGGTCACCAAGAAGAAGGTTGAACTTGCCCAGCTCGAAGGTGCCGGTGGTGGTGCTCTCGGCGGTGCGGGTGGTAGCGCGGGCGCTGCAGGCGCTAGCGCAGGTGCAGCCGGTGCGGGCGCTGGAGCAGGTGCTGCCGGCGCCGCTGGAGCGGCCGGTGCTGCTGGTGCGGCAGGCGCCGCCGGAGCTGCGGCTGGTGTTGCAGGCGGCATTGGTGTCGCTGGCGCAGCGGCAGGCGTTGCAGCTGCAGCTGGTGCCGCTGCGGCGGCGAGCTCGGGCGGCGGCAACAGCCCGTAAGCCTGTCGACAAGACAAGAAACCGAGGGTGGCTCCGGCCACCCTTTTTTTTGGCTTTGCGCCGGCCTATGCTTTTCGTCACATCGGGGTGACCCTGGGCCGGCTAGGCAGGGCGGGTGCCCCGCGGCTCCCCTGTACAACCCCGGATTGTCGCCGCACGGCGGCGCGCATAGGGGAGGCAAGATCATTACGTGGCCGTGCCAAGCTTTGGCGCTCGTTATGTCCACTGGGCAGTGCCGATGAGGCGTGCTGCCTGACTCGGGAGACCGGTTGTGAAAAGTCTTTGTAAAGTAGCGGTTTCGCTTTCGATTCTCAGCGTCGTGTCGGTTCCCGTTCTTGCTGCCGTAGCCCCTGCGGGTGCGACGTTGAGCCAGGAGGCCGCGAAGGCGATCGGTTCGAAGATGCGTGCTGGTGTCGTGATGAAACTCGGCAAGCGCGTGACCAAGAAGAATGTCGAACTGGCGCAGTTTGGAAATGCGGCCCCTACCGGAGGCTGGAACGTCGTTCCGCCGGCACCCGGGCCGACACCGGGTGTGGGTGTTGGCGGCGTTGGCGGAGTCGGTGGCGGAGTCGGCGCCACTGGAGCGGTCGGAGTGGGTGCGGGCACTGTTGCTGGCGGTATCGGTGTTGGTGCCGCTGCAGCTGCAGCCGGTGCTGCCGCAGCTGTGGCAGGTGGCGTTGCCGTTGCTTCGAGCTCTGGCGGCAGCAATCCACCGATCATCAGCGTCAGCCCTTAAGGCGCGTGATGCTGCGACGAACGAAGGGTGGCCCAGGCCACCCTTTTTTTGGCCTTCCCGTCGGGCTGTGTATTGCGTCACCTCGCTGCGACCCTCGCGAGGATAGGCGGTGCCAATGCTCGTAGCGTCCCTGTGCAACCCCGGATTGCCGCAATGCTGCGACGCAGATAAGGGGAAAGCATGAGGATCGCCCGTCGTGCTGTGCCACACCGCCTATCGGGCTGCTTCTGGGCGCTGACCGCCTTTCTGTTCCTTGCCTTCGCAACGGGTGGCGGATCCCGCTACGATATTCAGTCTCTCGCGATCCTTCGCCCCGCGTCGGCCGTCCTGATTGCCTTTGCGATCTGGGGCGTGACGACCCGCCAGCTGCGTGCCCTGCGGGCGCCTCTTCTCTTCCTGGGGGCAATGGCCCTGCTGATCCTGTCCCATCTCGTTCCCCTCCCCTGGAGCATCTGGTCGCAGCTTCCGGGTCGGGAAACGATTGTCGCCATCGACGAGGCCGCGGGGCTCGGCAGGATCTGGCGACCGCTGGCCCTCGTTCCAGTCGGCGCGTGGAACGCATTCTTCAGCCTGCTTCCACCACTCGCAGTGCTGCTCGTGGGCGCCCGCCTATCTCTTGCGGAGCGCCGCGCGTTGGTTGTCCCACTGTTGCTGCTCGCGATCATCAGCGCCGTTGTCGCGCTGTTGCAACTGGGTGGTGGCGAGGACAGCCCGCTCTATCTTTATCGCGTGACCAGCAATGGCGCGGCCGTAGGCCTGTTTGCGAACCGGAATCATCAGGCGGTCTTCCTCGCCTGCATGTTCCCGCTGCTCGCGCTGTTCGCTTCGCCGACGACCTTTCCGCGTTGGGATCGCAGGGTGAGCCTTGGTCTCGCGCTTGCCTGCGGCGCTCTTCTCGTCGCCCTGATTCTGGTGACCGGATCCCGGGCCGGGCTGCTCGCCATGGTCGTGGGGCTTGCTGGGGCGGTCATGCTCGATACGATTTCGAGAAAGACACCGACCGGTCGCGGAGTCATGACCTGGACAGTTCCTGCGGCGGCGATCCTCATCCTCGTGGGGCTGGTGATCGGCACGGGACGTGCGGAATCGGTTGACCGCCTTCTCGGAAGTGCCGGTAGCGGCGAGATCCGCTATCGCGCATGGGGTCCGATTTTCACTATGGCGAAGGACTATTTTCCGGCGGGCTCCGGGATCGGTTCCTTCGCCGAGGTTTATCGTCTGCACGAACCCTATGCCTTGCTCGACTGGACGACCTTCCTGCGGGCGCATAATGATCCGCTCGAACTGCTTCTCACCGGCGGAGCCCCAGCGATGCTGCTGCTTGTGGTTGCCGTAGGGGCCTATGTGCGTCAATGTGTGACATGGTGGCGCTCCGGGGCAAGGGAGGGGACGCGCTCGGTGACGAAGGGGGCTGCGCTCTGCGTGATTGCTATTCTCGGGCTTGCAAGCCTGGGAGATTATCCGCTGCGAACGCCTGCACTCGCTTGTCTTCTATGCGTCATGCTGCTGTGGCTTTACGGGGCTGACGGCGCCGGGGGGCATGATAATTCATTTGACGGAACAGCGTCCGATCCTAAGACGAGCACTCCAAAAGAGGGTCGCGGAAGTAATGCGTAATTGCTTGACTTTACTTGCTATCGCGCTGGGCCTTACCGCCTGCGCCAGTACGCCGAAGCTCGGCGGCGCGCCCAATATCGAGGTACTCGATGCTCAGGAACTGCCGATTCCCGATCGCGGGGAGACCTTTGCGGTCGATCGTCCCTATATCGTTGGCCCGTTCGACAAGCTGCGCATCGACGTATTCGGTATTGCCGAACTGTCAGATCGCAAGGTGCAGGTAGACGCCAGCGGGCGCATCTCCTTTCCGCTGATCGGAGCGCTCACGATCGCCGGCAGTACGCCGGGTGAGATCGAGCGCCTGATCGAGACCAAGCTGGCGGCCAGCTATGTCCGCAACCCTCAGGTCTCGGTCAATCTCGAGGAGACGGTCAGCCAGGTCGTGACGGTCGAAGGCCAGGTCAAGAAGCCGGGCCTGTTTCCGGTCGTCGGCCGGATGACGCTGTTGCGCGCGATCGCATTGTCCGGGGGAACGGATGAGTTCGCGAAGCTCAACGAGGTCGTCATCTTCCGCACCGTCAAGGGCGAGCAATATGCCGCGCTCTACAACCTCAAGTCGATCCGGCTCGGTGCCTATGCCGATCCGGAAGTCTTCGCCAACGACGTCGTCGTCGTCGGCGAGTCGCAGGCGCGCCGCGTCTTCAAGGACTTCCTGCAGGTGCTTCCGGCACTGTCGACCCCCCTCATCTTCGCCGTCGATCGCCTGAACCGATGATCGCGCGCCCGGCCGTTTATTGTGAGTGCTTCCGATGAGTAATGCTGCGGACGTTCAGGGTCTGGACCCGGCGGGATCTTCCCAGGGCTTCAGCGACAGCTACGCGCTGCCGCCGATCCTGAAGCAATATTGGCACACCGCGCTGCGGTGGAAATGGCTGATCCTCGCGATCATCGCCGCCGCCCTCGCTACAGGGCTGATCGTCACGCTGCTGACCCCGTCCCGCTACACGGCCAAGGCGCAGATCGAGATCAGCCGCGAGCAGAAGAAGGTGACCAAGGTTCAGGGTCTCGATTCGGATAATGCGGATCGCGACCTCGAATTCTACGAGACGCAATATGCCTTGCTGCGCGCCCGGTCGCTGGGCGAGCGCGTTGCGAAGTCGATGGGGCTGGCGCGTCGCGACGATTTCTTCGCGGCGCATGGCGTCAAGCTCGATCCCGAGCGTCACGGCCTGAACGGACGCGCCAACCTTACCCCCGCCCAGCGCGAGGC encodes the following:
- a CDS encoding zinc-ribbon domain-containing protein gives rise to the protein MILICPACNTRYLVPDSAIGTSGRQVRCASCKHSWFQEPPSFLPEGGARPVDAGASLSQPAPAAAPATVTTVEPIPPKAGPRSEVPEDEVQARYDGPGEIAPARDIVPAGRRRRNTAKLLTIASIIIALLLLSGIGAVVAVGPDRLAERLGIVPAPVPLVIEMTNKPERRETASGNELLAVTGKVVNPTDQPQTVRDIRAELRDTQGRTVYSWTITRPVPMLAPGASAEFDSAAVDIPRGAKNLHLSFIGPTGN
- a CDS encoding 6-phosphofructokinase, whose amino-acid sequence is MRIGVLTGGGDVPGLNPCIRSIALSAIDRGWEVIGFRRGWQGFLEIDPADADSVAAHSIRLDREAVRGIDRVGGTMLHTSRTDPRTVSGGDRTAHVLKVLEALGVDALITLGGDGTLRFSAHLSQQGFPVISIPKTMDNDVFGTDYCIGFSTAITRSVDAINALRTTAESHERIAIVELFGRRSGETALLAGFLAQVDRTVIAEVPADADRLTALLAEDRRSRPGAYAMCVISEGARLTGDGDSDAERRLSATQRSEQAVSRRLALMIEERSKEGTIVQQLAYLMRSGDPDALDRMVGFAFGGLAIQKIESGETGRMLALRDGNYTHVPIDTLLGGTKSVDVEALYDPVRYRPKLTDVQGMPMFLY
- a CDS encoding carboxylesterase/lipase family protein, with amino-acid sequence MPGTLMDRRTFLASAALAASTGGTAIGASHRPKDGLVETREGPVVGRATEHGTAYFGIPFAAPPVGPLRFRAPRPPARRSAPLDATAFAPAPIQQPPAPGLYGPGPLPQSEDCLALNIWSPRGPGPHPVYVWIHGGGNVAGSSRMPVFDGDRFARHGIVCVTISYRVGALGFLDLSTLLGADYAGSGNNGLLDIVEALRWVRANIAAFGGDPRRVTIGGQSAGAKNVCALLAMPAARGLFQRAIVESGGAETAIDKDGAARMARAFLELAGFDDPRVLLSLDPASLLAAQAKLQKSWPRKYPFRAVIDGTVLPDLPLSMIRDGRAAPVPLLIGTTRDEIAFFGPNAARDGTVVQGDLANMAIDAFAPVYHAYGQSFPALSSVDRRYRALTAEEYWMPTLRTAEAHASLRRPTWLYRLDMPRSTGRNAGYAVHGSELPLVWDKVRDPQSAVLGPEGAEAEALATRMHAHWVSFIRTGAPGADWPLYRPQDRWTMLFDRVDAPTRDLDDMEQRLWTGARYDFG
- a CDS encoding metallophosphoesterase family protein; amino-acid sequence: MGLRDFLPWRRRSRPRVALAPEGQRWYAIGDIHGRYDLLDDLLRRIDRDDEMRGETDTRLLFLGDYVDRGPDSAAILDLMIKLDTGDDRVVFLGGNHEEVLLAVAEGNRKAAALFHKMGGRETLLSYGAAAADYDKADPAGVIDLVRAHVPEPHLSWLRRLRHSFRAGDYYFAHAGIRPGIPLDQQQGSDLRWIRGEFLDDNGDHGPIIVHGHSVRSEVEERTNRIGIDTGAYASGRLTALGLERDERWLLQTETT
- a CDS encoding sugar transferase, yielding MSRELQVPRARASVFNALSAQFLIGFTIAVILPTYLRFDSFDDALASSGFPNSFFGATIAMTLGLIILRRVTAYPGTRAFGFILPAFVGSFGLVLAALFAMRLQYNRIYFSSAFLATITVFFILSIYLLPRTRRRFYVVPGFDLHGLTLPREVEWIRLRSPVVPDDPSAFIVADFRHDHDPAWDRMLAEAAVMGRTVLHSKQVLESITGRVSIEHLSENNFGSLLPNLAWRKAKRAVDLASALVLLPLLGPFLLLVGAWIRFDSPGPALFRQTRVGSGGRPFRIIKFRTMRQCGEGEADMATAMTQHADDRITRVGRWLRRTRIDELPQIFNIIRGEMSWIGPRPEVLSLSQWYESEIPFYLYRHIVRPGITGWAQVNQGHVTELDAVHHKLQYDFYYIKNFSLWIDILIAIRTVKIAVTGFGAK
- a CDS encoding O-antigen ligase family protein: MRIARRAVPHRLSGCFWALTAFLFLAFATGGGSRYDIQSLAILRPASAVLIAFAIWGVTTRQLRALRAPLLFLGAMALLILSHLVPLPWSIWSQLPGRETIVAIDEAAGLGRIWRPLALVPVGAWNAFFSLLPPLAVLLVGARLSLAERRALVVPLLLLAIISAVVALLQLGGGEDSPLYLYRVTSNGAAVGLFANRNHQAVFLACMFPLLALFASPTTFPRWDRRVSLGLALACGALLVALILVTGSRAGLLAMVVGLAGAVMLDTISRKTPTGRGVMTWTVPAAAILILVGLVIGTGRAESVDRLLGSAGSGEIRYRAWGPIFTMAKDYFPAGSGIGSFAEVYRLHEPYALLDWTTFLRAHNDPLELLLTGGAPAMLLLVVAVGAYVRQCVTWWRSGAREGTRSVTKGAALCVIAILGLASLGDYPLRTPALACLLCVMLLWLYGADGAGGHDNSFDGTASDPKTSTPKEGRGSNA
- a CDS encoding polysaccharide biosynthesis/export family protein, with the protein product MTLLAIALGLTACASTPKLGGAPNIEVLDAQELPIPDRGETFAVDRPYIVGPFDKLRIDVFGIAELSDRKVQVDASGRISFPLIGALTIAGSTPGEIERLIETKLAASYVRNPQVSVNLEETVSQVVTVEGQVKKPGLFPVVGRMTLLRAIALSGGTDEFAKLNEVVIFRTVKGEQYAALYNLKSIRLGAYADPEVFANDVVVVGESQARRVFKDFLQVLPALSTPLIFAVDRLNR